The Chlamydiota bacterium genome has a window encoding:
- the tkt gene encoding Transketolase codes for MDPKKKEVLHSIANTVRGLSIDAVEKANSGHPGLPMGCAELGAYLWAEQLRYNPKNWQWHNRDRFVLSAGHGSMWLYSLLHLSGYKLSLEDLKNFRQLHSKTPGHPEYRDTEGVETTTGPLGQGIANTVGMALGQKIMQTQFNTDKHMLFDSKVFCLAGDGCIMEGVSSEASSFAGHLELDNLVLIYDANKISLDGPLPDSCTEDVIGRYRAYGFETYEMDGYDFEEMDGIFQQIRKKQIKPVFIKMHTVIGKGSPNKQGTHKVHGSPLGKEELALTKKELGIPDTPFFIPQEVKDFFASKQKECAQLEETWQQEFDMWANENPKFKMQFDTMEKHHVPKEIEKAIEAQEMKPEMATRSSSGEVLQVLGELPFIYGGSADLSSSDKTFMKAFDFIRPRDFAGKNIKFGVREFAMAAISSGLALTNMMVPFCGTFFTFSDYMRNAIRLASLMKLKVIYQFTHDSIFLGEDGPTHQSIEHLMSLRTIPNLHVMRPCDHNEVKAAWLTALDYQGPTALVLSRQNLPLLEETKLPYKEGVGKGAYILKKEKSKPDYTLIATGSEVMLALNVAKALEEKGKDVRIVSMPCFKLFDAQEKAYKEKVLGNGGTMVSIEAGCDLGWYKYIGKDGIAISINTFGLSAPAEELAKEYGFTVEQICKKIL; via the coding sequence ATGGATCCAAAGAAAAAAGAAGTTCTTCATAGCATTGCAAACACTGTGCGTGGACTTTCTATCGACGCGGTTGAAAAAGCAAACTCTGGTCATCCAGGGCTTCCTATGGGATGTGCAGAACTAGGCGCTTATCTTTGGGCAGAGCAGCTTCGTTACAATCCTAAAAATTGGCAGTGGCACAATCGTGATCGCTTTGTTTTGTCTGCAGGGCACGGCTCGATGTGGCTCTATTCTTTGCTGCACCTTTCTGGATACAAACTTTCACTCGAAGATTTGAAAAACTTTCGTCAATTGCATTCTAAAACACCGGGCCATCCTGAATACCGCGATACAGAAGGTGTAGAAACTACAACAGGTCCCTTGGGTCAAGGGATTGCCAATACTGTGGGCATGGCACTTGGACAAAAAATTATGCAAACACAATTCAATACAGATAAGCACATGCTTTTTGATTCTAAAGTCTTTTGCTTAGCAGGGGATGGATGTATCATGGAAGGTGTCTCATCAGAGGCGAGTTCTTTTGCAGGGCATCTAGAATTGGATAATTTGGTTTTGATTTATGATGCGAATAAAATTTCGCTCGATGGACCTTTGCCTGATTCTTGTACAGAAGATGTGATTGGACGCTATCGCGCCTATGGTTTTGAAACTTATGAGATGGATGGATACGACTTTGAAGAAATGGATGGTATTTTTCAGCAGATCCGCAAAAAACAGATTAAGCCTGTATTTATTAAAATGCACACTGTGATTGGAAAAGGCTCTCCCAATAAACAAGGCACACACAAAGTGCACGGATCTCCTTTGGGAAAAGAAGAACTGGCGCTGACAAAAAAAGAACTCGGCATCCCAGACACTCCATTTTTCATTCCGCAAGAAGTCAAAGACTTTTTTGCAAGTAAACAGAAAGAATGTGCGCAATTAGAAGAAACATGGCAGCAAGAATTTGACATGTGGGCAAATGAAAACCCCAAATTCAAAATGCAATTTGACACAATGGAAAAGCACCATGTGCCAAAAGAGATTGAAAAGGCGATTGAGGCCCAAGAAATGAAGCCAGAAATGGCTACACGCAGCAGCTCTGGAGAGGTGTTACAAGTTTTAGGCGAGTTGCCTTTCATTTATGGCGGATCCGCAGATCTGTCTTCTTCAGACAAGACCTTTATGAAAGCTTTTGATTTTATTCGACCCAGAGATTTTGCAGGTAAAAACATCAAATTTGGAGTGCGTGAGTTTGCTATGGCAGCGATTAGCTCCGGATTGGCCCTGACAAATATGATGGTGCCTTTTTGTGGAACATTTTTTACTTTCTCAGACTATATGCGTAACGCCATTCGGCTTGCAAGCTTGATGAAATTGAAAGTGATTTACCAATTCACACACGATTCTATTTTCCTTGGCGAAGATGGACCGACGCATCAATCCATTGAGCATTTGATGTCTCTTCGCACAATCCCCAATTTGCATGTGATGCGTCCCTGCGACCACAATGAGGTCAAAGCAGCGTGGTTAACGGCACTGGATTATCAAGGTCCAACAGCCCTTGTCTTATCACGACAAAATCTCCCTCTTTTAGAAGAGACAAAACTGCCCTACAAAGAGGGCGTGGGAAAAGGAGCGTATATCTTAAAAAAAGAAAAGAGCAAACCTGATTACACACTCATTGCCACAGGCTCTGAAGTGATGCTTGCTCTCAATGTCGCCAAAGCACTTGAGGAAAAAGGCAAAGATGTGCGCATAGTTTCCATGCCATGTTTTAAGCTTTTTGATGCTCAAGAAAAAGCTTACAAAGAAAAAGTGCTGGGTAATGGGGGCACAATGGTAAGTATTG